The following coding sequences are from one Streptomyces sp. NBC_01485 window:
- a CDS encoding COG4705 family protein, with the protein MENPEVLTDLDVAARQQRAATTARSVMKKLPEVTLAFWIMKVAATTLGETAGDLFAQTLKLGYFLTTIALFLLFVVTLVVQLRSRRYNPFFYWTVILSTSMAGTTMSDFMNRDASTKYLSSGATSLGWGPQGLGLGYPTGAAILISILVVIFAVWKLTGMTFVIRDIVSFRGEVLFWSAILVSNTLGTSMGDFLSDSSGLGYAGGAALVTGVLLVLVALMRAPVVPNVLLFWIAFVLTRPLGATAGDFLTKPVAKGGLDLGTAGSSAVLLAVLVGLTGYAHAQERRSLAPSAALPPETGEYDQATERAD; encoded by the coding sequence ATGGAGAACCCCGAAGTCCTCACCGACTTAGACGTTGCCGCCCGGCAGCAACGAGCCGCGACCACGGCCAGGTCGGTGATGAAGAAACTGCCCGAGGTCACCCTCGCCTTCTGGATCATGAAAGTCGCGGCGACGACCCTGGGCGAGACGGCCGGCGACCTCTTCGCCCAGACCCTGAAGCTCGGCTACTTCCTCACCACGATCGCCCTGTTCCTGCTCTTCGTGGTGACCCTGGTCGTTCAGCTACGCTCCCGCCGCTACAACCCGTTCTTCTACTGGACGGTCATCCTGTCGACCAGCATGGCCGGTACCACGATGTCCGACTTCATGAACCGCGACGCCAGCACCAAGTACCTCTCGAGCGGCGCCACTTCGCTGGGCTGGGGACCCCAGGGCCTCGGCCTCGGATACCCGACGGGCGCGGCGATCCTGATCTCGATCCTGGTCGTCATCTTCGCCGTCTGGAAGCTGACCGGGATGACGTTCGTCATCCGCGACATCGTCAGCTTCCGCGGCGAGGTGCTGTTCTGGTCGGCGATCCTCGTCTCCAACACCCTCGGCACCTCGATGGGCGACTTCCTGTCCGACAGTTCAGGCCTCGGCTACGCGGGCGGGGCGGCGCTGGTGACCGGTGTCCTGCTGGTGCTGGTGGCCCTGATGAGGGCGCCCGTCGTGCCGAACGTGCTGCTCTTCTGGATCGCCTTCGTGCTGACCCGCCCGCTCGGCGCGACAGCCGGTGACTTCCTGACCAAGCCGGTCGCGAAGGGCGGTCTCGACCTCGGTACGGCGGGTTCCTCGGCCGTGCTGTTGGCCGTACTGGTCGGTCTGACGGGTTACGCCCACGCTCAGGAGCGCCGCAGCCTCGCTCCGTCTGCGGCCCTGCCTCCGGAGACGGGCGAGTACGACCAGGCCACCGAACGGGCCGACTGA
- the tnpA gene encoding IS200/IS605 family transposase — MSPRWNPNPDVRTGRHVVYNLHVHLVFVTKYRRKAFTDAMLTRTEEIMREVCDDFEAELKQFNGEQDHIHLLVHYPPKVQLSKLVNSLKGVSSRRLRQEYDAHVRRYLWGGHFWSGSYFAGSCGGAPLTVVRQYIENQQRPT; from the coding sequence ATGTCACCGCGCTGGAACCCTAATCCCGATGTCAGAACCGGTCGCCATGTTGTCTACAACCTGCACGTTCACTTGGTTTTTGTCACGAAGTACCGGCGGAAGGCGTTCACCGACGCCATGCTTACCCGCACCGAAGAGATCATGCGGGAGGTCTGCGACGACTTCGAGGCCGAGCTGAAACAGTTCAACGGCGAACAGGACCACATCCACCTGCTCGTGCACTACCCGCCCAAAGTCCAGCTCTCCAAGCTGGTCAACTCCCTCAAGGGCGTCAGCTCGCGCCGACTCCGCCAGGAGTACGACGCGCATGTCCGCCGGTACCTGTGGGGCGGACACTTCTGGTCCGGCTCCTACTTCGCCGGATCATGCGGCGGCGCACCGCTCACCGTCGTCCGCCAGTACATCGAGAACCAGCAGCGACCCACCTGA